One genomic region from Granulicatella adiacens ATCC 49175 encodes:
- the guaB gene encoding IMP dehydrogenase — translation MSKWETKFQKEGYTFDDVLLIPAESHVLPNDVDLRVQLAKNIRLNIPLISASMDTVTDATMAIAIARQGGLGVIHKNMSIAEQAEEVHKVKRSESGVIINPFFLTPSHKVQDAEDLMAKYRISGVPIVDDLETRHLVGILTNRDLRFISDYSILIDEVMTKEHLVTAPVGTSLKDAEAILQKHKIEKLPLVDDKGCLAGLITIKDIEKVIEFPNSAKDEHGRLLVAAAVGITSDTFERATALLDAGADAIVIDTAHGHSAGVIRKIKEIRETFPEATLIAGNVATAEGTRALFETGVDVVKVGIGPGSICTTRVVAGVGVPQITAIYDAATVAKEFGKAIIADGGIKYSGDIAKAIAAGGHAVMLGSMLAGTDESPGEFEIFQGRRFKTYRGMGSLAAMENGSGDRYFQAKNEANKRVPEGIEGRVAYKGSAADIIFQMVGGLRSGMGYVGARNLEELRENTQFVRMSGAGLRESHPHDVQITKEAPNYSIS, via the coding sequence ATGTCAAAATGGGAAACAAAATTTCAAAAAGAAGGGTACACATTTGACGATGTTTTATTAATTCCAGCAGAGAGTCATGTATTGCCGAATGACGTTGATTTGCGTGTGCAATTAGCGAAAAATATTCGTTTAAATATCCCTTTAATCAGTGCCAGCATGGATACGGTCACAGATGCGACGATGGCGATTGCGATTGCGCGCCAAGGAGGTCTTGGGGTCATCCATAAAAACATGTCGATTGCCGAGCAGGCGGAAGAAGTGCACAAAGTAAAACGATCAGAGAGTGGCGTTATCATTAATCCATTTTTCTTAACTCCATCCCATAAAGTACAAGATGCGGAAGACCTCATGGCAAAATACCGTATTAGCGGTGTTCCAATCGTTGATGACTTAGAAACACGTCACCTCGTTGGGATTTTGACAAACCGTGACTTACGATTCATTTCAGATTATTCCATTTTAATTGACGAAGTAATGACAAAAGAGCACCTTGTAACGGCTCCAGTTGGAACATCCCTCAAAGATGCAGAAGCCATTCTTCAAAAACATAAAATTGAAAAATTACCTTTAGTTGATGACAAAGGTTGCTTAGCGGGCTTAATCACCATCAAAGACATCGAAAAAGTCATCGAATTCCCGAACTCTGCTAAAGATGAACATGGCCGTCTATTAGTAGCGGCTGCAGTGGGTATTACTTCGGATACATTTGAACGTGCAACAGCGCTACTAGATGCGGGTGCAGATGCCATCGTTATTGATACAGCTCACGGACATAGCGCCGGAGTGATTCGTAAAATCAAAGAAATCCGTGAAACTTTCCCAGAAGCTACATTAATTGCTGGAAATGTGGCGACAGCTGAAGGAACTCGCGCCTTATTTGAAACAGGTGTCGACGTGGTTAAAGTCGGAATTGGACCTGGTTCCATCTGTACAACCCGTGTTGTTGCCGGTGTCGGGGTTCCGCAAATCACAGCGATTTATGATGCCGCAACAGTGGCTAAAGAATTTGGAAAAGCGATTATTGCAGACGGTGGCATTAAGTACTCAGGAGATATCGCCAAAGCCATCGCAGCGGGTGGACATGCGGTGATGTTAGGAAGCATGCTTGCCGGAACCGATGAATCTCCAGGGGAATTTGAAATCTTCCAAGGACGTCGCTTCAAGACATACCGTGGAATGGGAAGTCTAGCGGCGATGGAAAATGGTTCAGGGGACCGTTACTTCCAAGCAAAAAACGAAGCCAACAAACGCGTGCCAGAAGGAATCGAAGGACGCGTTGCTTACAAAGGGTCTGCAGCGGATATTATCTTCCAAATGGTCGGCGGACTTCGCTCTGGTATGGGGTATGTGGGGGCGCGTAATTTAGAAGAGCTTCGCGAGAATACTCAGTTTGTGCGTATGAGTGGTGCGGGGCTAAGAGAAAGCCATCCGCATGATGTTCAGATCACTAAAGAAGCACCAAACTATTCAATTTCATAA
- a CDS encoding M15 family metallopeptidase, translating into MIRVKKQLLSAVVLSLVLLGCSNKNNPSETTASPSTSTQTTNTTTTSTTTTGKTTSSSTEASSEESSTKDIATEKQQSAQESGMADVSLGYQMVVNKKHALPSTYAPGEDPTAGAQVKKLIQKMQELEYPISDVYSGYRSYEYQEQLYNNYVAREGKEAADTYSARPGYSEHQTGLAFDLLDTTGNLLDGEENKDAIDWLHTHAHEYGFIIRFQAGKEAITGYQAEAWHLRYVGDKATDIYNSGLSLEEYYGVEGGGYK; encoded by the coding sequence ATGATTCGCGTGAAAAAACAACTGTTATCGGCGGTTGTACTGAGCCTAGTTCTTCTTGGTTGCTCAAATAAAAACAATCCGAGTGAAACTACGGCCTCTCCATCAACCTCTACGCAAACAACAAATACCACGACTACTAGTACAACGACAACTGGAAAAACGACTTCTTCTAGCACAGAGGCTTCCTCTGAAGAATCCTCTACTAAGGACATAGCGACAGAAAAACAACAATCCGCTCAAGAAAGTGGGATGGCGGATGTCTCTTTAGGCTATCAGATGGTTGTCAATAAGAAACACGCTCTTCCTTCGACTTACGCTCCGGGAGAAGATCCTACCGCTGGGGCACAAGTGAAGAAACTCATTCAAAAAATGCAAGAACTGGAATATCCAATCAGTGATGTTTACAGCGGATATCGCTCTTATGAATATCAAGAACAACTCTATAACAATTATGTCGCTCGTGAAGGCAAAGAGGCTGCGGATACGTATTCTGCAAGACCTGGCTACAGCGAACATCAAACCGGACTAGCCTTTGATCTCTTAGATACAACAGGAAATTTATTAGACGGTGAAGAAAATAAGGATGCCATCGACTGGCTCCACACCCACGCTCATGAGTATGGATTTATTATCCGATTCCAAGCTGGAAAAGAAGCCATCACTGGATACCAAGCCGAAGCCTGGCATTTACGCTATGTCGGCGACAAAGCAACAGACATCTATAACTCCGGCCTCTCCCTTGAAGAATACTACGGAGTAGAAGGTGGCGGGTACAAATAG